In Mus musculus strain C57BL/6J chromosome 9, GRCm38.p6 C57BL/6J, one genomic interval encodes:
- the Olfr961 gene encoding olfactory receptor 961 codes for MTNHTMVTEFTLLGIPETEGLENALLFLFSTMYACALLGNFLILTAITTSPRLHTPMYFFLGNLSIFDLGFCSTTAPKMLSYLSGWGGGISFQGCVVQHFFYHCLGCTLCFLYTVMAYDRFVAICFPLRYTIIMNHRVCCVLATGTWMSGCVHATILTSLTFQLPYCGPSEVSYYFCDMPAVLLLACEDSSLAQRVGFTNVGLLSLICFFLIIVSYTRIGISISKIRSTEGRQRAFSTCSAHLTAIMCVYGPVIVIYLQPNPSPLLSAIIQILHNLVTPTINPLIYSLRNKDVKAALRHVFLKRCLSLEVNENS; via the coding sequence ATGACAAACCACACTATGGTGACAGAATTCACCTTGCTGGGCATCCCTGAGACAGAGGGCCTGGAAAATGCCctgctttttctgttttcaaCAATGTATGCCTGTGCCCTGCTGGGAAACTTTCTCATTCTTACTGCAATCACTACCTCCCCAAGActacacacacccatgtactttttCTTGGGAAACCTCTCCATCTTTGACTTAGGTTTCTGTTCCACTACAGCTCCAAAGATGTTGTCATATCTCTCAGGATGGGGTGGAGGGATCTCTTTTCAGGGATGTGTTGTACAACACTTCTTCTATCATTGTCTGGGTTGCACATTGTGTTTCTTGTACACagtgatggcctatgaccgctttGTTGCCATATGCTTCCCTTTGAGATACACAATCATCATGAACCACAGAGTATGCTGTGTCTTGGCCACAGGGACCTGGATGAGTGGCTGTGTGCATGCCACCATCCTAACTTCCCTCACTTTCCAGTTGCCCTACTGTGGCCCCAGTGAGGTGAGTTATTACTTCTGTGACATGCCTGCAGTGTTACTGCTAGCCTGTGAAGATTCCTCTCTAGCACAGAGGGTAGGTTTCACAAATGTTGGTCTTTTATCtctcatttgtttctttctcattattgTATCCTACACTCGAATTGGGATCTCCATCTCAAAAATCCGCTCaacagaaggcaggcagagagcGTTCTCCACCTGCAGTGCCCACCTCACAGCCATCATGTGTGTCTATGGACCTGTCATCGTCATCTACCTACAGCCCAACCCTAGTCCATTGCTTAGTGCGATTATTCAGATTTTGCACAATCTTGTGACACCCACCATCAACCCATTGATCTACAGCCTGAGGAACAAGGATGTGAAAGCAGCCCTGAGGCATGTATTTCTTAAGAGGTGTCTTAGCCTGGAAGTAAATGAAAACAGCTAA